TCGAATCAGTTTCTTCGCGAAGCTTACTTTGTCGCATGCGTCGCAACAAGTGACGTGGACCGTCGAGGATTTATGCAGGAAGTAGTGACAGGAGGCCATACGTCACCTACCTTGACTTTGCCGCGAAGCCGACTTGGCCGATTCGGCGTGCCGACGGCACTCCCACCGCGCGTGCGCACGGGCCCACCGGGCCCGAGGGAACCCGAAAGAAGGTGTGTATGTACAGGCGGATCCGGGCCCGAGCCGTCGCCCTCATGGGCGCGGCCGCGTTCCTCGCGGGCTGTTCGGGCGGACAGGCCGAGGACGGCGTCGTCACCCTGGACTACTGGTGCTGGAGCCAGTCCATGAGTGAGAAGGTCGAGGCGTTCAACGAGGCCCACCCGGACATCCAGGTGCGGCATACCGACGCGGGCGGCGGCGGGGACTCCTCGACCAAGCTGCTCACGGCCAGCCGGGCCGGCAACGCTCCCGACGTCTCCTGCGTGGAGTACCAGACCATCCCCGCCATGGTCGTCTCCGACGTGCTCGCGGACATCTCCGAGTACACCGGCCCGGTCGAGGACGCGTTCAGTCCTGAGACCTGGCAGACCACCAGGTTCGACGGGCAGGTCTACGGCATCCCGCAGGACGTCGGCCCGATGGTGATGCTCTACAACCAGCGGCGTTTCGACGAACTCGGCCTCGAAGTCCCCCGCACCTGGGAGGAGTTCGCCGAGGTCGCGGCCGACGTCCGCGAGCGCGACCCGTCCTCCTACCTCGCCACGTTCGGCCCGACCGAGTTCGGCAACTTCGCCGGCCTCGCCCAGCAGGCCGGCGCCTCCTGGTGGTCGGTCGAGGACCGGCAGTGGACCGTCGGCATCGACGACGAACCCACGCTCCGGGTCGCCGAGTACTGGCAGGGACTCATCGATCAGGACCTGATCATGCCCGAACCGCTGCTGACACCCGAGTGGAACAACCGCGTCAACCAGGGCGAGATCCTGACCTGGCCCTCGGCGCTGTGGGCCCCCGGCGTGCTCTTCGGCGTGGCGGAACGGCAGGCGGGCGACTGGGCCATCGCGCCCCTGCCGCACTGGGAGGGCGGCAGCCAGGACGTCGCGCTCCAGGGCGGCACGGCCCTGACCGTGACCAAGAACTCCGAGCACCCGCGCGAGGCCGCCGAGTTCGCCATGTGGATGAACACGGACGAGACCGCCTACACCATGCAGATCGCCGCCGGCCAGTACCCGGCGGCCATCGCCGGCCAGCAGGCCGCCGCCCAGGGGCCGCCGCCCGAACTCATGGCCAACCAGGAGGACTACTGGCAGGTCGCCACCGAGGCCGCCGCGAACACGGTCAGCGGCATCACGTGGGGGCCCAACGTCAACACCGCCAGCGACGCCTTCGGCGACGCCATGACGGCCGCGGTCAGGGACGGCACCGGACTGCCCCGGGCGATCCGCGGCACCCAGGACACCGTGGTCGGCGAGATGGAACGGGTCGGCTTCGATGTCGTGGAGTGAACACACCGAGCGGCCCGGCCCCGACGGCACGAGACAGGTGAACACCACGATGACCCCAGCGGCCACCGTCGAGGAACGGGCCACCCGCGGCGAGCCCGCCGCGCCGCCGTCTCCCGTGCGGCACCGGAAGACCTTCGCCCCGCTGGTGCTGCTCGCGCCCGCGCTCGCCCTCTTCATCGCCTTCATGGCCATCCCCATCGGCTACGCGCTCTGGCTGAGCGCACAGGGGCTGCGCATCAAGGACGAGGGCATCTTCGGCATCCGCGGCGAAGTGTTCGTCGGCTTCGCCAACTACCGGCAGATCCTGTCCGACGGCGAGTTCTGGGCCGGCTTCCTGCGGCTGGCCGCCTACGGCCTGATCGCCGTTCCGCTCACGCTCGGCCTCGCGCTGCTGTTCGCGCTCCTGATCGACCACGGCAGCGCCCGGTTCAAGCGGTTCTCCCGGACCGCCATCTTCCTGCCGTACGCGATCCCCGCCGTCGTCGCCTCGCTCATGTGGGGCTTCATGTACCTGCCCTCCACCAGCCCGTTCAGCCACCTGACCGAAGCCTGGGGCCTGGGCACCATCCCGTTCCTCGACGGCAACGCGATCTACCCGTCCATGGCCAACATCGCCATCTGGGGCGGCGTCGGCTTCAACATGATCATCATCTACACCTCGCTGCGCGGCATCCCCGCCGAACTCTGCGACGCCGCCCGCATCGACGGGTGCACCGAATGGCAGATCGCCTGGCGGATCAAGGTCCCGCTGGTCGCCCCCGCCCTCGTGCTGACCGGCCTGTTCGCCCTCATCGGAACGCTCCAGGTGTACGGCGAGCCCACCATGCTCGCGCCCATGACCACGGAAATCTCGCAGACCTGGGTCCCGCTCATGCAGATCTACCGCGACGGCTTCATCCGCGACGACCTCCCCATGGCCGCCGCGGGCTCCGTCATCCTCGCCGTCGGCACGCTGGTCGTCTCGCTCATCCTGCTCAAGGCGACCCAGCGGCGCACCTCAGGAGGCATGCGGTGACCGACCTCTCGCTGCGCCGCGACAACCGGCGCGCCACCATGCTGCCGCACCAGCGCGCCAAGATCCTGCCCACGGCCGTGCTGCTCATCGGCGCGTTCTACACGCTGGTGCCCGTCGCCTGGGTCCTGATCGCCTCGACCAAGACGAACGCCGAACTCTTCTCCACGTTCACCTTCGCGCCCGGCAGCGGGCTGTGGGAGAACGTGCGGGACCTGTTCGCCTACGGGGACGGCCAGTTCGTGACCTGGGCGGGCAACAGCCTGCTCTACGCGGGCGTCGGCTCCACCCTGTGCACCCTGATCTCCACGGCGGCCGGCTACGCGCTGGCCAAGTACCGCTTCCGGGGCCGCGACACCGTCTTCTACCTCATCCTCGCCGGCGTCCTGCTGCCCGGTATGACGCTCGCGATCCCGCAGTACATCATCATGACCAAGGTCGACATGGTCGGCACCTACTGGTCCGTGCTGCTGCCCACGCTGATCTCGCCGTTCGGCATCTACCTCGCCCGCGTCTACGCCGAGGCGTCGGTGCCCGACTCCGTCATCGAGTCGGCCCGCATCGACGGCGCGAACGAGTACCGCATCTTCGGCTCCATCGGCCTGCCGATGATGCTGCCCGGCATGGTGACGATCTTCATGCTCCAGTTCGTCGGCAACTGGAACAACTTCCTGCTGCCGTTCATCATGCTCGCCGACGAGAGCAAGTACCCCATCAACGTGGGCCTGTACACGCTGCTCTCCAAGGGCTCGGGCGAACCCTCGCTCTACACCATGGCGATCATCGGCACCGCCGTCTCCGTCATCCCCCTCATCCTGCTGCTGCTGTTCCTCCAGCGCTTCTGGCGCCTGGACGTCATCAGCGGCGGCCTGAAGGGCTGACCCCCTCCCGGCGCGGGGCGGCCACCTGAACGTGACCCCTTCGGGCCATTTCACGAGCTGTTCGTTGCCGGGCATGACACGGCCGAGTACATTCCGTAACGCACCAGTCCGGAAGCATCACCTGGAGGTCGCCATGTCCCGTCCCTGGGAGGCCGACCCCTCGGCCTTATTCGTGCACCGCCTGGGCAAGTCGGCCGAGGAACTGGGCCACACCGACGGCAAGACCGGCTGCCCCGACATCTGGCGACTCGACAACGGCGACGTGGCCGTCATCGGGCGGGACCTCACGGACACCTACCTGCCCCGCCTGCCCGAGGGCGTGACCCTCGCCCCGGACGAGCGGCTCGTGATCCTCCCCGGCACCATGCTCAGCGCGGCGAAAGCGGACATCCCGGATGCCTGACCTCCTCCAACCACCCCACCTCGACCCGGCCCTGGGCGAGCGCCTGGACAACGACGCCTACGAGCGTGACTTCTGGCAGCGCTACGCGAACCTCCACGGGCGCGACTCCTGGAAGCTGGAGCGGGGCCAGCACTTCGTCGAGCAGAACAGCCCGAGCCGGGAAGCGCTCGCGCGAGGCGACTGGGACAGCGCGATCCGGCTGCTCGACACCCGGCGCGAGGGCCTGCGCGAGGAGGGGGAGCAGGACCGCGAGCGGGGCACGGTCTTCCATCGCGTCCGCGTGGTCGAACGGCCGTTCACGCCTTACATCCAGTGGGAGCTGCACTCGCTGCGCCTCAACGCCGAGTACGGCGAGGCCGTCCACGTGATCGACGCCGCCGACCTCACCGACGTGGAGCAGGGCAGCCCGCTGCCGGAACTCGTCGTCATCGGCAGCCGGACGCTCTACCAGGTCCTCTACACCGACGAAGGCGTGCTCGACGGCTGCATCCGCTTCACGGACATCGAACTCGTCGCGGGCTGGGAGCACACCATCCGGGTGCTGTTCACGGCCGGCGAAGACCTCGACCGCTACTTCACCCGCGAAGTGGCCCCCCTCCCACCGCCCCGGCTGACGACGGAGTAGACGATCGACGGGCCCGAACACCAAGAGCAACGCCCCGGTGGCACGCGCTCCGAACTGTCCGGCTCGTCCCGCGACGTGGTCCAGGCCGGCAACGTCACCGGCGGCATCCACTTCCATGGCGAGGACAGACCGGTTCCCCTGATCCCGCGCCAACTGCCGGGCCGCCTCAGTGGCTTCGTCAACAGGGCCGATGAACTCGTCCATCTGGACGCACTTCTCCCCGCCGAGGTCGGAGGCAGTCTCGACACCACGGTCTGCGTGGTAGCCGGAACAGCCGGGGCGGGCAAGACGTCGCTCGTGCTGCGGTGGGCTCATCAGGTGCGGGACCGGTTCCCCGACGGGCAGCTGTACATCAATCTGCGTGGTTACGACCCGGGGCAGCCGGTCGCCCCGCCGGAGGCACTGCACCGTTTCCTGACCGCGCTCGGCGTCCCCGCCGGCTCCGTTCCCGCCGACCCGGATGCCGCCGCCGCGCTCTACCGCTCGCTGCTCGCCGAACGCGCGACGCTCCTCGTCCTCGACAATGCCGCCACCGCCGCGCAGGTCAGGCCATTGTTGCCGGGAAACTCCCGTTCCCTGGCCATCGTCACCAGCCGTAGTCGGCTGTCCGGCCTCGCCATCCGGGACGGAGCGCACCGTCTGACGCTCGGCACCCTGGGGGAGCCGGAGGCTGTGGCCCTGATTCGCGCCGTCACCGCCGGCCACCGGCCCGAGGACGAGAGGGACAAGCTCATCCAGCTCGCACGCCTGTGCGCGCATCTGCCGCTGGCCCTGCGTATCGCGGCGGAAAGAGCCGCCACCCGCCCCCACCTGCGCATCGACGACCTGATCGCCGAGCTGCGCGACGAATCCGCCCTGTGGGACGCCCTCAGCGCGGGCGAGGACGACGATGCCGAAGCCATCCGTTCCGTCTTCGCCTGGTCCTACCGCTCGCTGCCCACCGAAGCCGCACGACTCTTCCGCCTCCTGGGCCTGCACCCTGGTCCCGAGTTCGGCCTGCATGCCGCCGCCGCCCTCGCTGGAACACGGGTGAATCGCGCCCGTCAGCTCCTCGACACGCTGGTGGGGGCCCACCTCCTGGAGCAGACCGCTCCTGACCGTTACGAGTTCCATGATCTCCTCCGGGCCTATGCAGCCGACCAGGCACGCAACGAGGAACCCGCCGACCGGCGCTCGGCCGCCCTGCGCCGCGTACTCGACTGGTACTTGCACACCGCCGACGCGGCACAGAGTTGGCTCGAACCCGAGGAGGCGCACTGGGAACTCGACCCGCCGGACCGGGCGGTGACGCCTCTTTCGTTCCCCGACTACGACGCCGCAGCGAGCTGGTCGGAGCACGAACACGCCAACATCCTCGCCGCGACGCGGGCGGCGGAGGCAGCGGGTCTCGATGCTCACGCCTGGCAACTGCCCGCCGTGCTCTACCTCGCCCAGGCGCCCTCGGCCTCCGCTCTGAACTGGCTCGACGCGGGCCGGACCGGCCTCGCGGCGGCCCGGCGCCTCGGCGAACGCGCGGGGGAGGCGGCGTTACTCGAAGACCTCGGGATGACGTATGCCCGGCTCAGCGATCTGGCCGCCTCGGAGGAGTGCCACCGGGCCGCTCTGTCCGTCCGGCGGGAGCTGGGGGACCGGTACGGACAAGCCAACTCGCTGAACCTCCTCGGCCTCACCCACCTCAACCGACGTCGGCTGAACGCGGCCGGTGACCACTTCGAGCAGGCCATCTCCCTCTTCCGGGACCTGGGCGCCGAGTACTTCGAAGCCGTGGCACGGGCCAACCTCGCACTGACGCACTACCGGGCCGGGCGGCTGGCGGCGGCCGAGGAGATCGGCCTCGCCGTGCTTTCCTACCAACGTGCGGCAGGCAACCGGCTGAGCGAGGGCAACACGCTGTGGACGCTGAGCGACATCCAGTGCGAACGAGGGGACGGCGAGGGCGCGTTGCGCACTGCTCAGGACGCGGTGGAGATCGCGCTCGGCCTGCGCAACCAGTTCGCCGAGGCGATCTGGCTGATCAGTCTGGGCAACGCCCAACGGGCCCTCGGCCAGTACGCCGAGGCGTTGAGCTCCCACCAGCGCTCCGCCTCCCTGCACCGGCGACTCCGCAACCGCAGCCGAGAGGCGCTCGCCTGGCTGGCCACAGGCGAGACCTACCGGAGCATGGGGCGTCCCGAGGAAGCCGTCGGCTTCCACCGCCAGGCGGTCGATGTCTTCCGGGATCTTTCCGACGCCTGGCACGAGGCCGTCGCCCTCGACGCCCTGGCAGCCGCGCTTGACGGCGAGGACGCCGACCGGGCCCGCCGCCACCGGACTCATGCGCTCGAACTCATCGGGGACTACGAGGATCCGAGAGCCGTGCGGTTCCGGCAGGACATCGAGCGCCGCCTGTCGAGTCCGGACTGAGGACGACACGCACGGCCGCTCGGACCGTTGGGCAGAGCTTGCGGATGGGAAAACGGCGGTTCATGATGGGGCTGCACTCCCTGTGATGGGTCTGTGACGCTGACGAAACCCTCCTTCCTGTCATCGACGCAGACACCCACCAGGAAACGCCCCTCCCTGTGCCCGAGTTCACGCGGGCCACACGGCGGGGCGACGGAGGTCCCGACCATGGAACTGAACCCCGACGACGACCGACTGACCTACCGGGTCGTGCTGGGCCGCCAGGTGGCCCGGCACCGCAAGAACGCCAAGCTCTCGATCCGTGAGCTCGCCGCCGAACTCCGCTTCCCCTACGGATACATCGGCCGCGTGGAGCGGGGCGAGCAACTGCCCTCGGAGAACCTGGCGAAGGCGATGGACACCTTCTTCGGCGTCCCCGCCCTCTTCGCCGACCTCCTGAAGGCGGCTGACGACGCGGCGATCCCCGACTACGGCCGGATGCTGCTGCGCAAGGAGAAGAAGGCGCTGCGCATCCAGGAGATGACCAGCACGGTGGTCCCCGGGCTGCTGCAAACCGAGGAGTACGCGCGGGAGCTGTTCCGCGTCGGGCACCTCTGGGACTCGGAGGAGCAGCTGGACCAGTGGACGGCCATCCGCATGCGCCGCCAGGAGCTGTTCCGGCGCGAGGTCCCACCGCAGTACTGGGCGCTGCTCGACGAGGCGGTTCTCGCGCGCCCGGTCGGCGGCCCCCGGTGCATGCGAGGACAGCTGGACCATCTCCTCGGCATGCTCGAAAACCCCAATGTCGTGATGCAGGTGCTGCCGTTCGCAGCCGGCGCGGGATCGCTCACAGGCGGCAGCGCGACGCTGCTCAACCTCGACGACGGCACGTTGATCGGCCATGTCGAGGGCATGATGGTGGGGGAGCCGGTCCTGAGCGCGAACCGGCTGATCAAGCTGACGCGCAAGTTCGACATGGCCAGGTGCCAGGCTCTTTCCATTGACGAGTCAGTCCATGTGATGCGGCGATATCGCGAGGAGTACGAGGTTGATGAGCGAGTGGTTCGGAGTGCGTGAGCGCGTGGCGTGGCGGAAGTCGAGTTACAGCAACGATGAGGGCGCCAACTGCGTGGAGGTGGCGGACGGCGTGGGCGGTGTCGTTCCGGTGCGGGACAGCAAGCGTCCCGCCGGTCCTGTGCTGGTGGTTCCGGCTGCCGCGTGGCGGGCGTTTGTGACGCACGCGAAGGGCTGAGCGCGGGTCGGCCGGGCGGGTCCGCGTTCGCCCGGCCGACTGCCTGCTTGCCGTGGCGCTGGTCAGGTGCCGATGCTCGCCTGGGGTCCCGCGCCCGAGCGGAGCAGGCCGGGCACGTCGGCGGCGGGGTGCAGCGTGTACGCGTACTGGGCGCGCGGGTCGAACGTCGTGCCGCCCGTCTCCCTGCGTCCTGAGGTGTCGACCAGGATGCTGCCCCGCTGCGTCAACGCGGCCGTCGCGTCCCGGTAGTAGGGGTCACGCACCCGCTCGTAGTAGCTGTTCTCGATGACCGCGCGCGTCGCGCCGCGCGACCAGTTGCCGCTGCGCGTGTCCTGGAGCCAGTTGTTGTAGAAGTGCGCCATGGCGACGTTGTCGGTGCTGGGGTTGCGCGAGTTCGTGTTGCGGATCCAGTTGTGGTGGATGGTGATCCGCGCGGTGACGTTCTCGGTCCAGCCGATGCCGAACGACTTGTTGCCCTCGTTGAGGATGTTCCAGGACACCGTCAGGTTCGTGGTGTCCTCGCGGCTGTCGATCAGGCCGTCGTTCATGCGCTCGATGCGGTTGTGGTCGATCCAGACGCGGTTGGCGCCGTCCATCTGGATGCCGTCGAAGTCGTAGGCGTCGTCGCCGGGATCGTCGTCCGCCATGCGCGTGTCGCGGATCGTGAGGTTGCGGATGATGACGTTCGAGACGCCGTCGAGGAAGAAGCCGCCTCCGACGATCTGGCCCTGGGTGCCCACGCCGACGATCGTCTTGTTCGACGCGACGCGGATCTCGTGGCCCTTGGGATTGACGTTGATCGCCGCCGCCACCCTGATCACGTGCGGCTGGCTCGCGCTCGCGTAGCGCTGGAGGTCGGCGAGGGTGGTGACCGTGACCGTGCTGCCTGCCGCGCCACCGGTCGTTCCGCCGTTGGTCGAGGCGAACCCCTCCGGCGTGTCCGACCAGTCGGCGCTCCCGACGGGCACGAACGTCCACCGGCGGCTCGCGTCGGTGGTGCACGGCTGCTGGGTGATCGCCGTTCCGTTGCCGGCGGACGGGTTCTGGGCGCTCAGGCACAGGCGGCTGTGCGCGTTGACGACCTGGTAGGTGCCGCCGGTCGAGGCGGTCAGGCTCCAGCGCTGGTTCCCCTGGGCGCCGTCGCAGCCCCACTGCTGCACCGCCGCGCCGCTGTCCGTCGACCAGTCCGTGACGTCGGCGCACTTGCCGCTGCTGGCGTTCACGAGGTGGTACTGGCCCGAGCCGACCCCGACCAGCCGGAAGTCCTGCCACGGCGAGTCGGGGGTGCAGCCCCAGAGCTGGATTTTCGCGCCGCTGGCCGTCGAGGCGCCGGGCACGTCGAGGCAGCGGCCGTTGCCCGCCATCGCGAGCTGGTACGTGCCGCCGTCGGATGGAACGGCGAAGGGGGCCGGGGCGGCGGCCGGAACGGTGGCGCCCGCCTGGGCGGGCACGCCGAGCAGCAGCGCGCAGAGCGCGAGGATCAGCGCGGCGAACGGCCCGCGCCGTCTGGAAGTGCGCATGGGTGGGGGACTCCCTTTCTCGAAGCTTTCCGACAGAGCGGGCGCCGGGCGCGCTCGGGGCGGCTGGAGCGTTGAAATCTTTCATTCCAGGGGCGGGCCGCCGGAGAGGCATGAAGTGGCGCGTGGGGGAGCGAGGAAGCGGGCGCGGTCATGCACAGGAGCGCTTCCGCGCGTTCGGAACGTAGTGAAGGCGACGCACCGCGTCCATGCGCGCGGCAGCTCCCCGTTCCCGGCAGCCGCGAGCCGCGGGGCCGCCCCCTGAGATCCTGAACGCCCGGCCGCCTCCGGTACGCGATGCGCGCGAACGCTTTCCCGCCCGGCCGCCAAGTAGGGGTGTACGGCAGGACGAGGACGGGAGACCTCACGTGGACATACCGCGCACGAACCGCGGCGGCCCGGCCGCGATGGCCCGGGACCCGGCGCTCTTCGAGGAGTTCTACCGGCGGCACGTGGACGCGGTCACGCGGTTCATGGCGCGCCGGGTCGACGACCCGCACACGGTCGCCGACCTGACCACCGAGGTGTTCCTCGCGGTCATCGACTCGGCGCACACCTACCGGTCGGCCCTGGGCAGCGAACGCGCCTGGCTCTACGGCATCGCCCGCAACACCATGTCGGCCGAACGCCGCCGCGCCGCCCGCGAGGCGCACCTGCGGGGCCGCGTCGCGGGCCGCCGGCTGCTGGCCGAGGACGACATCGCCAGGCTGGAGGACAAGCTCGCGGCCGAGGGCACAGGCCGCCGCGCCATGGCGGCGATGGCCGGCCTCCCCGACGGGGAGCGAGCCGTACTGGAACTGGTCGCCGTCGACCAGCTGAGCGTGGCCGAGGCCGCCGCCGCGCTCGGCATCCGCCAGGTCACCGCGAGGGGCCGCCTCTTCCGGGCGCGCCGCCGCCTGCGCGATGTCGCGGAACCACCCGCCGACCGCACCGCCACCACCACCGTCACCGCGTACACAGGGAGCACGGCATGACCCGCGAAACGTTCGAGGACCGGCTGCTGACCGAGTTGAAGCGGGAGATCGCCGCCCGGGAGGCCGACGCACCGGCGCCCGCGCCCGCCCGGCGGCCCGTGGTCACGCGCTTGCGCGTGGCCGTGGTCGCCACCGCGACGGCGGCCGTCGCCGGCGGGCTGCTCATCGGCCTCCCGGGCGGCGCCGGCACCTCGCCCGCCTACGCGGTCGAGCACAACCCGGACGGCTCGGTCACGATCACCTGGGACGAGTACCTGGCGGCGGACAGCAGGGCCGCGCTGTGGGAGGAGCTGTCCCCCGCGCTGAACGACGCGGGCGTGCACACCGTGCACGAGCCGGCAGGCCCGCTGAGCTGCGGCGAGCGGGAGACGTACGTTCCGCTCGACCAGCCGGGGGGCGAGCGCGTGCGGAGCGTTCTGACGCAGCCCGACGGCACGGTGGACTACACATCGCTGGTCACGGTCGTCCCCGAGGAGTCCGAGGGCACCGGCGGTCGCCCGGCGCCCGGGGAGGCGGGGGTGGTCACGGTCCGTGCCGGGGACACGGTCATCTTCGACACCGGCGCGGAGGGCATGTCCGTCACCGCGATCTACGAGGGCGTCATCTGCGAACCCGCCGCGTAACGGCCGCCTGACGGCCGCCGTACCGGCCATGGCGCGGCGGCCCGCGCGCGGCCCGGCCGGGCCCCCGCGGGGGCCCGGCCGGTGGTCAGGAGCCGAAGGCCAGGACGGCCAACGGCTCGGACGTGGGTTGGCGCGAACCGCCCGCGGGTTCGACGGTGATGCCCATGCCGGACGCCTCCGCCAACGGCCCGTCCATCAGCAGCGCCTGCTGCGTCGCCTCCGGGTCGAGCAGCCCCGCCGGCCGCATCGCGCCGTCATCGGCGAACCACAGCTGGTACACCATCCCGTCCGGCGGCGCGGGCAGCGCGGAGGCGACGAACGCGGCCCGGTCCTCCGCGCGCGAGGCGACCACGATGGCGCGCGCGCCGTCCGGGAGCCGGCCGCTGGTCGTCGTGGCGTCCGCGGCCGACAGCACCCGGGCGAGACGGGATGCCTCCTCCCTGGCCTGCTCGACCCGCTGTTCGGCCTCCCGCGCCTCCTGCCACTGCCACACCGCGGCGCCGCCCAGGGCCGCCGCCGCGGCGACGGACGCCGCGAGCGCCAGCCGCCCCGCGCGCCACAGGCGCGGCCCCGCGCGCCGCGCGGAGCCGGGAGCGGCGGCGGGCGGGTCCTGCCGCACGGTCGCGATGGTGCGCAGCAGCCGGTGCCGCATCTCGGGCGGCGGGGGCACGGCCACGGCCGAGCCCAGCCTGGCCGCCGTCTCGGCCAGCTCGCCGACCTCGGCCGCGCAGGCCGCGCACTGGCTCAGATGCCGCTCGAACTCGGCGCGTTCGTCCTCGTCGAGCGCGTTGAGCACGTAGGCACCGCTGAGCAGGTGCAGTTCCGCCGCTTCCGCGTTCACGCCGACACCCCCAGGCAGTCGCGGAGCCGGATGAGTCCGTCCCGCAGCCGGGTCTTGACCGTGCCGAGCGGCAGCGCCAGCAGTTCGGCCACCTGCCGGTAGGTCAGCCCCCGGTAGTAGGCCAGGGCCACCGACTGCCGTTGCCGTTCGGTGAGGGAACCCAGGCAACGGCGGACCTGCTCGCGTTCCAGGCGGGCTTCCACCTGCTCGGTCACGTCGTCGAACGCGGGCGTGCGCTCCAGCAGCGCGGCCCGGTGCTCGCGGTCGCTCGCCGCCTGCGCCGCACGCACCCGGTCCACCGCGCGGCGGTGCGTCAGGGTCATCACCCAGCCCATCGGCGTGCCGAGTTCCCGCCGGTAGTGCGCGGCGCGGCGCCACACCTCCACCAGGACCTCCTGCGTGACCTCCTCGGACTGCGCCGGGTCCCTGAGCACCTTGCGGACCAGTCCGAACACCGGCCCGGCGACCGCGTCGTACACCGCGGCGAACGCCTCGCGGTCGCCGCGCGCCACCTCCGCGAGGCGTTCGGCCAGGTCCGGCGCGGGGGACCCGTCGCCTCCCGGCGGGATCAAGGGGACGGGCGAGCGGGGTGGCATGCGATCCTCCGGAATCGGGGTGGGGCTCAGCCCGGTATTCGGAGCCGCGGGCGCCGCGGATGGGCCGGGTCCCGGCGCCCGGCC
Above is a genomic segment from Streptomyces marincola containing:
- a CDS encoding RNA polymerase sigma factor; translated protein: MARDPALFEEFYRRHVDAVTRFMARRVDDPHTVADLTTEVFLAVIDSAHTYRSALGSERAWLYGIARNTMSAERRRAAREAHLRGRVAGRRLLAEDDIARLEDKLAAEGTGRRAMAAMAGLPDGERAVLELVAVDQLSVAEAAAALGIRQVTARGRLFRARRRLRDVAEPPADRTATTTVTAYTGSTA
- a CDS encoding anti-sigma factor, producing the protein MNAEAAELHLLSGAYVLNALDEDERAEFERHLSQCAACAAEVGELAETAARLGSAVAVPPPPEMRHRLLRTIATVRQDPPAAAPGSARRAGPRLWRAGRLALAASVAAAAALGGAAVWQWQEAREAEQRVEQAREEASRLARVLSAADATTTSGRLPDGARAIVVASRAEDRAAFVASALPAPPDGMVYQLWFADDGAMRPAGLLDPEATQQALLMDGPLAEASGMGITVEPAGGSRQPTSEPLAVLAFGS
- a CDS encoding sigma-70 family RNA polymerase sigma factor, translating into MPPRSPVPLIPPGGDGSPAPDLAERLAEVARGDREAFAAVYDAVAGPVFGLVRKVLRDPAQSEEVTQEVLVEVWRRAAHYRRELGTPMGWVMTLTHRRAVDRVRAAQAASDREHRAALLERTPAFDDVTEQVEARLEREQVRRCLGSLTERQRQSVALAYYRGLTYRQVAELLALPLGTVKTRLRDGLIRLRDCLGVSA